Proteins co-encoded in one Girardinichthys multiradiatus isolate DD_20200921_A chromosome 11, DD_fGirMul_XY1, whole genome shotgun sequence genomic window:
- the mis18a gene encoding protein Mis18-alpha produces MATKEKSSKLPQRRINKTFEASSIDSTVVEEILFNRSDKEEDDDDGPVVFICAKCKLPVGDSLSWDGSEDGQKQIRLKRVTNNVIVGKDTRFFELSKRSVCLVVDLICRSCQSVLGMVYTSTPRNLDHKRLTFCLSVASIDSYVLGSGGQMLAAEGPKEQPVTLEYRQNVEQQLTKMKMLVVSMAQRLEEIEAGLKDGFEEA; encoded by the exons atggcaacgaaagaaAAGTCCTCTAAACTCCCTCAAAGACGTATAAACAAGACGTTCGAGGCATCTAGCATCGACTCCACCGTGGTGGAAGAAATACTGTTCAACCGATCTGATAAAGAAGAGGACGACGATGACGGACCTGTGGTGTTCATCTGTGCGAAGTGCAAACTGCCTGTCGGGGATTCCTTGTCCTGGGATGGAAGTGAAGACGGACAGAAACAAATAAGACTGAAGC GGGTCACCAACAACGTCATCGTTGGAAAGGACACGCGCTTCTTTGAACTGAGCAAACGATCAGTTTG CCTGGTTGTGGATCTCATCTGTCGTAGCTGCCAATCGGTGCTTGGCATGGTCTACACATCTACCCCCAGGAACCTGGACCACAAGAGGTTAACTTTCTGTCTCAGTGTCGCCAGCATCGACAG cTATGTGCTCGGCTCTGGAGGCCAGATGTTGGCAGCAGAGGGCCCCAAAGAGCAGCCAGTAACACTGGAGTACAGGCAGAATGTCGAACAACAGCTGACAAAG ATGAAAATGCTCGTTGTCTCCATGGCACAGAGGCTGGAGGAGATCGAAGCTGGCCTTAAGGACGGGTTCGAAGAGGCTTGA